A portion of the Oceanidesulfovibrio indonesiensis genome contains these proteins:
- a CDS encoding GTP-binding protein, giving the protein MGKAKYERSKPHVNVGTIGHIDHGKTTLTAAITKVLSMKAGGKFIAFDEIDKAPEEKERG; this is encoded by the coding sequence ATGGGCAAAGCCAAGTACGAACGCAGTAAGCCGCACGTCAACGTGGGCACCATCGGCCACATCGACCACGGCAAGACCACCCTCACGGCGGCTATCACCAAGGTCCTCTCGATGAAGGCCGGCGGCAAGTTCATCGCCTTCGACGAGATCGACAAGGCCCCCGAGGAAAAGGAGCGCGGC